A stretch of DNA from Alteromonas gilva:
TTGGCAAATACATTGATCGCTTCTTCTTCGGCCTTTTCTCTTAACTGGCCAAACAATTCGGTTTCCATATGCAGGGCAATTTTGATCTTCCAGGTCCAGGTTACTACCTGAGCCAGCCAGGCATCCGCCGCACGCCCCTGGTTTTTAATGTCAAAGTGCGCTGCAATAATTTGTTCGCAGTATGATGATTGCGTTGCGGAGTCTTCCTGGCCCGGATCGGCAATCATCTGGATATTCAGCATATTTTCGTTACGGCCGCGGAACATGGCCAGCGCCCGGTGAGAAGGCACTTTAGCGAGCTTTTCAGAATGCTCAAAGTAGTCGCTGTATTTAACCGCGGCCTGCTCCTGGCCTTCGACAACACGGCTGCGTATATAGGCGTTTTCATTAAGATAACGACGGACTTTTGCCAACAGACCGGCATCTTCAGCAAATCGCTCCATCAGGATATAACGAGCCCCTTCGAGAGCGGCTTTGGTGTCGGCCACGCCGTTGTCGGCATTCACATAATTTTGCGCGATGTCGTCTGGCACCAACGTGGGATCGGCGAACAGTGCATCGGCCAGCGGTTCGAGGCCGGCTTCAATGGCAATTTGACCTTTGGTGCGCCGACGCGGCTTGTAAGGCAGATATAAATCTTCCAGCGACGTTTTGTTGTCAGCTTGTTCAATCTGTTGCTTAAGTTCGGGAGTCAGCTTGTCTTGTTCAGCAATGGATTTCAGAATGACCTGGCGACGATCTTCGAGCTCGCGCAGGTAAGACAAGCGTTGATCCAGATTACGTAACTGGGTGTCATCGAGTCCCTGGGTGACTTCTTTACGATAGCGGGCAATAAAAGGGACAGTTGAACCTTCATCAAGAAGTTTCACGGCCGCCTCAACCTGAGCAGGTTTAACGGCTAATTCGTTGGCAATTGTATTTATTATCATCATCATTTTGAGTAAGGTTCAGGCGGTAGTGAATGTCAGATTGGAAAGTGCCCTTTCCCACCTTGTTGAGTTGATTTAACGTTGCGCGTTGGTGCGCTATTTCTGGCTGCAGAGTATAGCACTGAAAAACACCGTGTCACAGACTTAGCCTTATTCAATCGGTGGTTGGCGTGTATTAACAGCTCGTTGCTCAGAAGGTGCTTTTTAAGGCTTTAGGCATGAGCAATATAGCGGCCACAAACGTGCAGAAAATACCGATCACCTGCAAACCAATAACGTCAGTGAATTCAATATGGTTGATGTTCAGTGCAGGGCGAGAACATGTAACCCTGGTGATATTGAACCGGCATTTTAGTACGTTAATCTTAAAATGCCGGTTCACTGCGAAGCAACGTGATATAGCTAGACGTTATCAACACTTGCGCAATACATGTCGTTCAATACGTCACTTACGGAGAGATTATGCAAAACCGATACCGTTACCTGCTCACAACACTGAGCCTGATGCTTTGCTCCACCTGTACATTTGCAGAACAAGCTACCTCATGGCCTTACCCGGAAGACACGCCACAATCCCGGCCATTGTCGATTGGCCTGGCCGGCACCCAGCCGGTTGATATTAGCCGATTTTTGCTATCCCGTGGTGTCAGTCAGTCGCGTATTAACGCCCAGGGCACCCATGTTGCCTTCACCAGCAATGTCACCGGTACGCGTCAATTGTGGGTAAAATCTCTCGACGGTGGTGAAGCCACTCAAATTACGTTTGGGAACGGCATTTCCTTTTACCAATGGCATCCTGATGGTGAGCGCTTGCTGTATAGCGCCGATAACAATGGCAACGAGCGTCCGGCGTATTATTTCATAAGCCGCGACGGCCGACAGGAACAACTTATTTTAGATCATTCCAATGCGTTCAGACGATTCGGTCAGTTTGACGCAACCGGAAATTTGTTTACTTACGCTTCTACGGAGCGTAATGGACGGGATTTCGACATTTATCAGCATGATTTACGTAGCGGTGAGTCCAGCATGATTTATCAGGCTGAATTTGGTTTCTTTCCAGCGGCGCGGCAGCCCGGAACCGCTAATATTCTGGTGACAGAAACTCGCGGTGAAGATGCCCAGGATGTGTATATACTCAATACCGAAAGTGGCGAAATAGCGCCGTTATATCAACCGAAAGTCGCGGCCTCTTTTAGTGATTTTAACTGGAGCAAAGACGGTAAGACGCTGTACTTTTTGTCGAACCTGGACCGTGAAATGACTGCTGTGCATCAATATGACACTGAGTCTCAAACCACTACCGTACTGGAAATGGGAGAAGGCCAGGACAGCCTGCACCTGTGTAACAATCAGACGCAGATGGTAATGACCGGCAATAAAAATGGCTTTAGTGTGCTGCAGATTGCAACGTTGGCAAACAAAAAGTTCACTTATACTGCCTTACCCGGTGACCCTGGAGTGCTGTCGGTAAGTTGCGCGGCAAATAAAGATATTATAGCGGTGCAAAAAAGCACGCCTGCCTCCCCGGGCGAAATAATGACGCTTAATGCGAAAGCTAAAAACATTGAGCCGGTGGTTAGCGCTACATTGGCCGGTATTGAACCGTCATCACTGGTGCACCCGGAGGTGATGACGTTCCCCGCTCGCGATGGCGTTACAGTGCAGGGCTTACTTTACCTGCCTGAAAATACCCGGACAGCAGTGCCGCTGGTTGTTGATGTGCATGGCGGACCGACTGCGCAGGCCAGACCATCCTGGCAGCCACTGACTCAGTACCTGGTGGGTAAAGGCATCGCGGTGCTGGATATTAACGTGCGTGGCTCCACTGGCTTTGGTAAAACCTACGCTAGGTTAGACAATCAGGAAAAACGTCTCGACAGTGTGCGCGATCTGGTGGATGCACTCGTGTACCTCGAGGATGATCCGCGCATAGATACCAACAATGCGGCTGTCATGGGCGGTTCCTACGGTGGCTATATGGTCAATGCGGTGATGGGCCTGTATCCCGACGCATTTAAGGCCGGCGCCTCTTTTGTTGGTGTGTCAGACTGGGTGCGCGCATTACAACAAGCTTCGCCGGGTTTAAAAGCCTCCGATCGTATTGAGTACGGGGATATTCGTGAGCCAAAATGGCAAGAGTTTTACGCTGAAAATTCGCCCATTAATACGGTACATAACATCACTGCGCCGATGTTTTTTGAGCATGGTGTTAATGACCCACGCGATCCGGTGACCGAATCTGATCGCATGGTGCGCATATTGCGTGAAAAAGGCCTGGACGTTACATACCTGCGCTTTCCTGATGAGGGCCACAGTGTCAGTAAACTGGAAAATCGCGTGACCTTTTATCGCGCGTTGGCCGATTTTCTGGAGCGCCACTTAGTTAACGATAAAAGTTAATTAAATAGCGGCGCAATCGCCGAAATGAGCTTGCCTGGTTGGCGGGCTGTTTCGGCTGGTTGTGGTGTCGACTATTTTTTACAGTGAGATTCGCACAATATTATCAGTACTGAATGTTATGGTTTTTTATAGCTAATACTCAACACATTCCAGTAGGCATTGCCGGCAGGCGTTTTTACCAACACATCGTCACCCTCTTCTTTTTTGAGTAGCGCTCTTGCCATGGGAGAGTCGATGGAAATGTAGGTCTCTTCGTTTCGGTATATTTCGTCCGGACCTACTATTCTGAAGTGCATGTGTTCGCCTTCGTCATTATCAATTTCAACCCAGGCACCAAAAAACACTTTACCTTCTTGCTCCGGAGAATAGTGAACTACTTTCACGCTTTCTAACCGTTTCCTGATGTATCTGACCCTCGAGTCTATTTGCCGCAATATCCGCTTATTCTCTTTGTAGTCAGCGTTTTCTGACCTGTCACCCAGGCTGGCTGCCCAGGTAACTTTCTTTGTAATTTCAGGTCTATACTCTTTCCAGAGATAATCCAGCTCACTTTTAAGCTTGGCATATCCTTCGCTGGTAATCAGGTTGGTTTTCACATGAAACCTCTTGGCGTTGATTCAGATGCAATGGTTTTTGCGCTACGCAGCATTGTATATCCTTGAATCACTTTTCGACAATTGGCAGGTTCGATGGTTGCGTTTAATAGCGCGTTAAATCAAGTGTGTGTTGTCTTATTTTTGATAACCTTTACGAGTAATAAGAGGTGTTTTAGTCATAAATTATTATTAGCAATTTTTTCTCACAGCATTATACTAAAGTCGTAGTTGTAGTGCGTTGGATTGCCTTACAGCTTCGGTGAAGCTATGGTTTAATGATAACTATAGAGCAGTCGCATCGAATACTCATTCATTCATTTATTTTAATGATTTCATACAATATTCGGGATCATAGGCTGGATTAAGCCCATCGTACCGCCCGGTTGTTTCTGATATTGTGATGAAATTGCAAGTTTATATAGCGATAACGATCTCAATGCGCTGTAGTTGCACCAACAATGATGTCGTTTACAACCAAAGGATAGGTATTATGAATCAAAATTTTTCATTAGAGCAACTCGATAAAGGAATAACACCGGCTAAAAGAACGGCGTCGGTATTGGAATTTGGTTTATGTGTTTCCGGCGTTATTTTACTGCTCAGTGCTGTGTTATTTTTTGGCGTAACGGCCTTTAACGCGTTCAGTAGTGATGAAGGCACTAAAACGATGGTGTCGGTGTTGGCATGCCTGGCCTTATATCAGGCCGGCAAAATTTTGCTTCATCAGGTGAATAAAGTTAAGTTGCACCCTGAACGTCGGTTGCAAGCTGATCGTCGTCGTAGTGATGATGCCTGAGCTAATTACGTTATAAAGCGGTAATTTTTTAGCGCAAAATATTTGAACAAAACCTGGTCATTTTCGTGCAGTGTTTGGTGTATGTTCTATACTTATAAAGAACAAACAAAACATTGCCCGAATGAGTATTTGGGTGCATAAAATGCTGGATTGGCCAGCACGACTATGCAAAAAAGTACGGACTTACCGATAAGCATGGATAGACGCTTAGTAAAAAGCCGACAATCAATTGTCGGCTTTTTCTATTAATGCGCTAAATAAAGCCCTTTGAAGGCAACGCTATTACTCTTCAGTCTCTGCCTGCGCTTCTGGTTTTTTCACTTCTAACAGTTCCACTTCAAAAATCAGGGTGGAGTTAGGGGTAATAATGTTGCCCTTTCCGCGCTCACCATAAGCAAGTTCAGCAGGAACAAACAAGCGTGTTTTACCACCTTCTTTCATGGTTTGAACGCCTTCAGTCCAGCCTGGAATAACGCGATTCAGTGGGAACTCAATAGGTTCGCCACGCGAATAAGACGAATCAAACTCGGTACCATCGAGCAAAGTACCCTGATAATGCACTTTAACGGTATCGGTAGCAACCGGGCTTTCGCCTTCACCCTCTGTGATAACTTCATACTGCAGGCCAGACTCAGTGGTGATAACACCTTCTTTTTTCGCGTTTTCGGCTAAGAACGCAGTGCCTTTTTCAAGGTTTTCAGCAGCCATTTTGCTGGCAAGTTCCTGTTGCTTGGCTTGCATGGCTTGTTCGCCTGCCTGGGCCAGTTGCTGGATCTCAGCACTTTCGAAAATCAATGTATCTGCCATGCCATCTTTAAGACCCTGCATGAGCGCGTCTTTATCGAGGGTTTCATCAAATTGCTGCATCTGCTGGTCGCGATTAGCAATGAAAAGGCCCATGCTGGCACCCATTGCATAGGCTTGCTTTTGCGCATCAGTCATTTCTTCTTTGTTGAGCGCAGGTGCTTGTGCAGTCTCTGCGGTGGTATCTTGTTGTGGCTGACAGGCAGCCAAACCAAGTGTTGCAACAATAGAAAGGGCAACGAGCGACTTTTGCATATACTTCTCCGTTTATTGATGGGCAGCTTGCTTATCGTGCGCAACACTGCCTGTCTAATTTAAAGGTGTAACTGGATTTAAGCGATACTTTAACATGCTTAACGAAACAAACACGAGTCTCTGCCGCATAATGCCGTGAATCGTCGGCAGAGGGACGCATATATACGTTTCGTGTTATTATCGAGCCAGTAAATGTTAATAGAACAGCCTATGACAACACTACAATTCAAAATGTTCACTTATTTGTCGGTTGCGGCTCTCAACTGCGTTGCCTTAAGCGGATGTATTGTGCCGGATACCACGCCAGATAAGCAATGGCGTATTGTTGAAGAAGGTGCCTATGCCGCCGATGTGTCAACTGATGGTAAGCTAAGCCTGGTATCAGGCATTAATAATGGTATTCACGTTTGGCGTTTTGGTGAAGACCAACCGCTATACCAATGGAGCCATCAGGGCGACGGAAACAACCTGGTGGCGAATGTGCATATTAGCGCAGACAATAGCTATGCGGTAACCTCAGACCGCGAAGCGTTTGCAACCTGGAGTTTAACAACCGGCGAACCGGTAGGGTTCTGGCGCATTGACGAGTCGAGTATTCGCGACGTGGCAATAGCCAATGGGGGGCGTGGCGTCGTGGTTGGGCGTTCAAACGGTCAGGTCATGTTTTTTGAGCCGGGCAGTGGACGACGTCTTGAATTTTTGGGTCATCAGGAACGTATCAACAGCGTAGATGTGACACCCAACGGTAAGTATGCGCTCACGGGGGGGAACGACTATGTTGCTTACCTGTGGAGCACCGAGTCGGGACAGGTTATTCATTCCTTTACCCATCCGAGTCGCGTTACCCTGGTTGCTCTTGATGATCAGGGGCGTTATGCGTTTACCGCTGACAGTCAGCAAAAGTCGCAGATTTGGAATGTTCAGACAGGTGAGCCCATCAGCCAGTTGCAATATATCGCACGCCAAAAGATATTTACTGATGCCGTATTCTCTGCGGATGGTAAGTACTTGCTTACAGGGGCGCCATCGCGGCGAATGTATTTATGGAATGTACAAACCGGCGAGCAGGTGGGCGAATGGAAAGTGGCACCGCGAGAAAATATGTCTCCACCATCAGCTGTTGTGTATGGTGTGGGTTTTATTGATGAAAAGAATCTAATTTCCGTCAGCAGTAGCGGGTTAGCGGAACTGTGGAGTATGCCAGAATCATGACAACATCTAATGAGGCCTTGGCGGCGCAATTAGTCGACGCCAATAATGCAATTGCTGAACTTGAAACTAAGTTAGCGTTTCAGGAATATACCATAGACGCGCTCAACGACGCGCTATCTAACCAGCAAATTCAAATCGAAAAAATGCAGTATCAGTTGCGCCACGTGATTGATAAAGTGAAAGGCATGGAGCCCTCGAATATTGCTAAAATGTCAGAAGAGGTTCCGCCACCCCATTACTAAGGCCTGTTATTTTCCCCTCAAACAAGGTTCTTTATCGCTTGTTATTCAGGGGCAATGTAGCGTGTGACTAACCAGCTTTGCGCTTGTTTTTTTAACAGCAATACCTGCTCACCCTGGCTGAATTGCTCATTGTTCTCCATGGGCTCAACCAGCAAATAATGGGCCTGGCCTGAACAATCGGTAAACTTAGCTTGCGCCGGACTGCGCGGACGCGCGACACCCGAGGTAATACAGCCTACCGTACCCACTAAATGTTCTATTGGTAAGGTCGCAGTAGGTTGTTCAGGCAACCAACGGGCGATTAAACCGCCACATTGTGCGGTAATGACGACGGCAATTAGCAAAGCCAGGGCTATAACCGGCCAGGGGTTAACGTAGGTGGCTAAAAAGTGTAAAGAAAGAAAGTTTAATACCAGGCCTGTAATGCCAAAACTGGTCACTAATAGCATCAGCCATACCAAGAAAGGGAGACGGTCGAGTGCAAGCCAGGTGGCGAGGGTTCTACCTGAGGCTGTATCACTGTGACGGTCGGTGGTTGCTTGCTCAGCCACAATACTCAGCAGGCTGACGCCAAAAAGCATACCGGTTATTTCGAGGGTAAGTAAGGTAAGCACCGCGCCAAGCCCGCAGCTAAACCAAATATTAGCCTCGTTTAATAAGAGTGATAACATAACCACCGTCCCTGATGTATGTTTACAGACAAGAAAAATTAGTGTAGCCCAGTTTCAAATTCCGGCAAAGATTTTTCGTTTTACCATTGGGGGATGTCAGCTGTTGCTATGATGGCAGGTATGGTTCACAGGTCAGGAGCTTTAAGCGGGCGCTTCGCCTGATACTATTACGGCCTGATTTTGCTGGCTAAATACAATCGCCACATCGTCATGCAGTTAACGGCTAACAGCGTGGCCTCAAGCAGGGTGCCGCCAATGGAGCCGACAATAATATTATTGGTAAGCCAGCAGATCGCACCGAGTAAAAAGGCAATCCGCATTTTTATACCAGATAAACAAAACAGCGCATAGGTACCAATACAGGTGCCCAGAATGGGAAACAAATCGTACCATGCATCGGCTAACGCCAGGCCAAGTACCAGTGCTATCACAATAAAAACATAGGCGACAATGCGGGAGCGGGTTTTAATGGACAGTCCGGTACGTACAACTGCCAGTAAGGCACTCAAACAGGCCGTTACTGCGCCAAGCAGTGCAAAGTGCAGAGCATGGTTTAAGTTCATCACCACCATCATAATACGCAGGCGCTGATCGTTGCGCTGATAAAAGCACAAAATGCCGAGTACAAAACTCAGCATGCCTACTGCCTGGGCTAAATTAAATTCTGGTAGCAAAATTAGTGAGTACTTACTGTTAGTGGTTGGCTAAATTTAATTTGGTTTAAACACACCAATGATGTTATCGCTGCCGCGACTGGCGGTTTTTACCTCTGCCTGGGGTTGCGTGTCAGTATAGTCACACTCAACACAGGCAAGTTTTTCTACGTTGTTCTCGAAAAATAACATAATGGTGTCCATGGCCTTACATTTAGGACAGGTTGCACCGGCAATAAAGCGTTTTCGTTGGCGTTGACTCATGCTACTCACACAATTAAATTAATCAAAATCTTTCGGGTAATTTTTTGACCTAAGCATAATCAACCGACAATCAGTTAATGCTAGCTCGATATTGTTAATACGGCAGGTGAGCAAATGCAGATCGCATGCAGACCTTCTGATAAACTACCCAGCCAGGCTATGTTATCACAGGTTATCGCAGTTTTATGATTCAGTTATCCGACGTTACGTTGATGCGCGGCAGCAAAGTTTTGCTTGATGGCGCGTCGGCGCAGGTATTTCCCGGTCACAAGGTTGCCCTCATCGGCAGTAATGGCTGTGGTAAATCAACGCTGTTTGCGTTATTGCGCGGCGAACTGAGTGTGGATGCCGGTGATTGCTCGCTGCCTGCTGACTGGCGCATTGTCAGCGTGGCCCAGGAAACCCCGGCGGTCAACCGTAGCGCTATCGATTATGTTATCGACGGTGATAAGCATCTGCGCCGTTTACAGCAACAGCTGGCCGACGCCGAGCAGGCCCATAATGGCGAGGCCATCGGCAAGTATCACGATTTGCTGGCACAGGCCGGCGCCTATGATGTTGAACCCAGAGCGGCGACGATTTTAGCCGGCTTGGGGTTTACCAATGAGCAACTCACCGCGCCGGTAACGGACTTTTCCGGTGGCTGGCGCATGCGTTTAAACCTGGCGCAGGCGCTGCTTTGCCCGTCAGATCTGCTGTTGCTTGATGAGCCCACCAACCACCTCGATTTAGATGCGGTAATTTGGCTGGAGCGCTGGTTGCAACGCTATCAGGGCACACTGCTGTTAATTTCTCACGATAAAGCGTTTATCGACAGTTGTGTGGCACAGATTATCAGCGTCGAACAACAAAAGCTTATTGCCTATACCGGTAATTATTCGAGCTACGAGACCCAACGCGCCGAGCGATTACGTTTACAGGATATTGAATACAGTAAACAGCAAGACAAGATAGCGCATCTGGAGTCGTTTATTAATCGCTTTAAGGCCAAGGCGAGTAAGGCCAAGCAGGCGCAAAGCCGCATCAAGCAACTGGAAAAAATGGAAACACTGCTGCCTGCACACCATGCCAGTCAGTTCAGTTTTGCCTTTAAACCACCCAGTGCGCTGCCAAATCCGTTGATACAAATGGAAAAAGTGATGCTCGGTTATGGCGAGCACATTGTTTTACAACAGGTTAAGTTAAATTTGGTACCCGGTAGTCGGATTGGTTTACTGGGCCGCAATGGACAGGGTAAGTCAACCCTGATCAAACTCCTCGCTGGCGTGCATGCGCCTAAAGCAGGGGTGTTTAACACCGCAAAAGGACTCAACGTTGGTTACTTTGCCCAGCATCAGCTCGAAACGCTTGATCCCAGCGCATCAGCCCTGTTACACCTGCAGCGACTCGACAGCAAAGCCACCGAGCAACAGCTGCGGGATTTTCTGGGCGGTTTTGGTTTTCACGGCGATGAAGCCACAGGGCCGGTAGCCCCCATGTCCGGTGGTGAGAAGGCGCGTTTGGTGCTGGCCCTTATTGTGTATCAAAAGCCTAATATGTTGTTACTCGATGAACCTACCAACCACCTCGACCTGGAAATGCGCCATGCCTTAAATATCGCCTTGCAGGGCTTTGAAGGGGCCATGGTGCTGGTCTCGCACGACCGTTATTTATTGTCGGCAGTGTGTGAAGAGTTTTACCTGGTTGATAGCGGCGACGTTGCCCCCTTTAGTGGCGATCTGGAAGATTACCGCGACTGGATTTTAGGGCAACAACAAAGCGATAAGGCATCCGCAACTGCGCCCGTCGACGACAAACCCAAGGTAGACCGCAAAGCAGAAAAACGCCGTGAAGCTGAGTTTCGCCAGTCTACCGCGCCGCTGCGCAAGCAAATACAAGAGGCTGAAAAGGCGATGGAAAAGCTTAATACTGCGCTCGCCGACGTGGAGAACGAACTCGCCAGAACCGAGCTTTACGAGGCCGATAAAAAAGCCCAGTTAATGAGCTATTTGGACAAACAAGCAAGTCTTAAATCTCAAATAGAGATTGAGGAGATGCAGTGGCTGGAGGCACAGGAAGCGTTGGAAGAGGCTAAAACCCGCTACGCGATCACTGCCTGACAATGACACAGCTAACCAAGGATACGTTTTGGCAGCACAGTGTAGCGGTTTACACTAAGGAAGGTGTTGCAAAGGCGTGTTTAACCCTGCAGGACCAGTATCAGGTTAATGTTAATTTACTGCTGTTGCTGCATTGGTGTATAACCCATCAATATCAGGTCGATGACGCACTGCTCACCCGGCTCAGGCAGGCCGTGGCGCAAACCGATCCGGTTATTCAGGCGCATCGCCAGCAGCGGCGCAACGCTAAGGGCACAGAACACTATGAAACGCTTAAGGCCATGGAGTTAGAGCTGGAAGCGCAGCAACAGGCAGCGCTGGTCGCCGTACTTAATCAATCACAGCCCATCGATAAGGCTGGCGACAGCAGTGATAACCATAGCATTCAGGTCGGCAAGTGGCTCAACCTGCCCGATAGCCACCAAATCAGACAGTTAATCAGTAAAGTAATCAACACATGACAACACCGTCTAGTCATACTCAAGGTTCTGCACACGGGCGAATAATACAAAGTAGTTTCAGGGCACCGCGCTGGGCTCGTAACCGCCACATTCAGACCATTTGGCCTCGCTTTCTGCAACAACGGTTACCGCTGAGTTACACCACCGAGCGGGTTAAGCTCGACGACGGTGATTTTATTGACCTTGCCTGGGGGCCCGCACCGGCAACACTGACCGGCATGGTGGTGATGTTTCATGGTCTGGAAGGTTCCATTAAATCGCACTATGCCAACGATATGATGGCGACGCTAAGCGATAATGGCTGGCAGGTGGTGCTCATGCATTTTCGCGGCTGCAGCGGCGAGGTCAACCTCACATCCCGGGCGTATCATTCGGGAGAAACCGGCGATCCAACGTTTATTATTAACCAGTTGCACAAACGCTACCCCGATGTACCAAAGGTGGCACTGGGTTTCTCCCTCGGCGGTAACATGCTGCTTAAGCTGTTGGGGGAAAACCCCGATAGTCTGGGCCTTAAGGCGGCCGTGGCGGTCTCTGCGCCGTTAAAACTGGATGAATGCGCATCGAGCGTGGATCAGGGGTTTTCCAAAGTATACCAAAAGTACCTGATCCGCAGCATGAAGCAAAACCTATTGCAAAAAATGCAGCGCATTGACTATCGCGATATTCTGCAGATAAGCGCCCACGAGGTAAACAATATTCACACCTTTTGGCAGTTCGACGAGCGTGTCACTGCGCCTTTACATGGCTTTGCCGACGCGCGTGACTACTATGAGCAATGCAGTGCGTATTTTTATTTAAAAGCCATTCATAGCCCGACCCTGATTATTCATGCGCTGGACGATCCCTTTATGAATCACACAATTATACCGCCTGAATCAGAACTGGGCAGACACGTCACGGTTGAATTGAGCGAAAACGGCGGCCATGTTGGCTTTATGTCTGGTACTCCCGCTCGCCCACAGATATGGTTGCAACAGCGGGTTAAACGCTATTTTTCTGATTTTTTGCCAACGCTGGAGTCACTATGATCATACCCATCGACGAGATCGCCGCAGAGACGTTGCACAACATTGCCAAAGAGTTTGTACTGCGTGAAGGCACCGATTATGGCGAGATTGAAACCGAACTCAGCACGAAGGTGGCACAGGTGGTATCACAGCTTAAAAGCGGTG
This window harbors:
- a CDS encoding hydrolase, with the translated sequence MTTPSSHTQGSAHGRIIQSSFRAPRWARNRHIQTIWPRFLQQRLPLSYTTERVKLDDGDFIDLAWGPAPATLTGMVVMFHGLEGSIKSHYANDMMATLSDNGWQVVLMHFRGCSGEVNLTSRAYHSGETGDPTFIINQLHKRYPDVPKVALGFSLGGNMLLKLLGENPDSLGLKAAVAVSAPLKLDECASSVDQGFSKVYQKYLIRSMKQNLLQKMQRIDYRDILQISAHEVNNIHTFWQFDERVTAPLHGFADARDYYEQCSAYFYLKAIHSPTLIIHALDDPFMNHTIIPPESELGRHVTVELSENGGHVGFMSGTPARPQIWLQQRVKRYFSDFLPTLESL
- a CDS encoding YheU family protein is translated as MIIPIDEIAAETLHNIAKEFVLREGTDYGEIETELSTKVAQVVSQLKSGEALLVYSELHDTVDIRPAREYRDEAQ